CTCATATTGGTTTCTATAAGTCTGGCCATTAACCTAAAGTTTGTTTCTTGACCAATGGATATTATCTTCAGTTCAGAATGATGTGTTCTGTAGCATCACATTAATACTCCTCCCGTCCCTAATTAACTGTCGCTTTTTTTTAAAATAATGAGATACTCTTTCCGTATTTAATTGCATAGGAAAAACGACAGTTAATTAGTATcacattcttgataaaattgaactcTGTTCAGTTCATTTATTTTTACACAACTAGAAAGAAAATGGGTGATTTTACTGTTGGCTGCAAAAACTTGAAAGCCATGGTTATCTGACGGGCAAGGCACTGTTGTGTAACGGAGCCGTTAAACGTGAACAGCGTTTACTACGCCCGGGTTTGGGAAACCCGGGTCTCTTAAtcctgattaattaaggctaaacccGGGAATGCCAAAACCGGGTCTGCCTAGTCCCGGGAATAACAAACCCGGGTACCGTGTGTCCGGTTTTCTCATTCACGGATCCGGGTTTGCCATTCCCGGGACTAGGCAGATCCGGTTTTGGCATTCCTGGCTCAATTTATTCCGTGAATCCCATTCCCGGGACACTTTTCCTATATAACCCACCCCGCAGCTCATACATTTTCACAATCTATCTCATCTTTTTCTCAAAATCTCTTAATATCAAAATTTAGTGTTTCCTTTtcgtattaatttttatttttttattaaatatgtcttcatatttaaatttatattggaAGAGTTCTATACAATATGTCGATGGCAAGATCGTTGTATGCAGCGTTCCCGACGCAACGTATAAGCTCGAAGATAGGTTTAGTTATGATGATTTTTCCAAGATAATGTGTGTTTTTGCCGGAATTGAAAGAGAGGCGGTGGAATTGAGGCTAATCTACGTATACGCCGTTGATAATGGTGATAACCGTTGTATCGTCattaatgatgattccacattgtcATTGATGTATGAACATCAATCTTGGAGTCGGGACTTGTTCATAAGTCACCTCCCGATTCATAATTCGGGTGGAACATCCAGTCCCAATGCTGGGGGGGAGTCGAGTAGTAGGCCTCGCGGACGGCGGGGATACGGGCCCTCCGACGAGGATTACATTGTTCCTCGCGTCGCGGATTATCACGTCTTCAGCATTATGGATGGACCTGATGAGATAACAAACCGCCGAATGCCTGCTTGTCCAGATTTATACAATGGTGACCCTAGCACCATAAAGCTGGGAACACATTTTTCGAACAAGGAAGAACTTCAGGGTGCGATAGCCATTTGGTCAACTAGGCGTGGAGCAGAGCATCGCACTACGTTATCAGATAGGACGAGATGGGCGGCGGAATGTATAAATCGTCCGAACAGACGTACTAACGCACCGTTCAATGGTACTGTATGTAACTGGAGGATCCGTGCTTCTTATAAGGTAGAATATCGTACTTGGCAAATTACAGTGTGGTGCGACGGGCATAATTGCGACGGTACAAACAACGAACGGGATGACCGTAATATATCGCAGAATCATGTTGCCTACGTCATAACTTCGAAGATTCGCGAACGCCCAAATTACCCAATCAAATCCATCATCGATGATTGCGAAGCAGTATtcggctgtagaattggccggaaaAAAGCTTGGGACGGCAAGCGGGTTGCTCTGAATAAGGTATACGGAGATTGGGAAACGAATTTTCGTCAACTGCCCAGCTACATGCGTGTTTTAGAACAGTGCAATGACGGGACGAAAGTCCAGTGGAAGTTTAAGAAAGAAGACGGTGTCGTAAATAGCCGAAGGAAGATTTTCAGGTACGAACTATGTTCACTGTACGTGGTATATGTCTGGGAAATAGATTTTTATGCTTTATGTTAATTTTTTCAGATACGTATTTTGGCATTTCGGTGCCACCAAACGGACATTTGAGCACAGTCACCCTGTGATTACCGTCGACGCAACGCATCTTAAAGGGGCGTACAAGGGTAAGGCGATCGTCGCGCTGGTGAAGACTGCTAACCAAAGAGTCGTGCCAGTCGCATATGCCGTAATAGACGAAGAGTCGACCCACAGCTGGTACTGGTTCttgaaatatttaaaaatatacgtTTTGCAAGAATCGTTTACTTGCATAATCTCCGATCGTCATTCTGGCATCCTCTCTGCTATCGTTAAGATGGATACAAAATTTCCGAACTGGGGAGTTCACAGGTAACGATGACATCCCAAACATTTCACATGCAATTTTTTATACGTATCAGTCCATCAATTTAAAACATTTCACATGCACAGGTACTGCATGGAGCACGTTCGTGCCAATATGATTGCAAGCGTCCCGAAGAAGAAAGGGTTATATGGGTTATGTTGGGCCGTTTCAACGGCTTTGGATCAGGAACAATATACGAAGGCTTGGACAGATTTAATACAAACGAGTCCTCAAGCAGCTTCATACCTTCAACGTATTCCCTTTGAGAAATGGACAATGTTTCATGACGGATTCTACCGATGGGGCATCACTACCTCAAACGACGCAGAGAGTTACAATAACGTTCTCAGAGGAGATCGATTCTTGCCAATAAGGGCGTTAGTTCAGGCGACTCACGCAAAAGCGATGGCCATTTTTACGGACGAGATTGCAAAAATCAATAGGTTTAGATATCCTCTTGCAGAGAAACCGTTCCGGACATTCCAAGATAACAAAATGAGGGCCAGGCGGTACGATGTATCCTTATATCCAAACTGTCCCGACCGTATGTTCCGTGTGGTATCTCCGTCGTTGCGCATGGGAGTTCGGGGCAAAAAACACACTGTACATTTCGACATGGGTTCTTGCACATGTTTACAGTGGGACACTTACAGGATTCCTTGCTCTCACGCAATGGCCGTTGGTAAGGCACTTGGCGTTCGTCGTTTAGACCTAGTTCACAGTTGCCACACGTGGGACTTGGCGTTCGTCGTTTAGACCTAGTTCACAGTTGCCTCAACTCTACGCTCTGCAATTTCAAAACAATAAATTTACAACACGATTCGAGCTGATGCAGTAGAGGAAGAAGAACGTGATTTAAAAAATTTAAAGTATTAAGTACGTACCAGGGCGTGCAACGCATCGGTCTGGCCGTGGTAACCTGCAGGTGGAGGCTGATGACCAGGATCCTGTACGAACTTCACCGTCTTCGCCAAATACCATGGCATATAATCGACGTCCGTCGTCGGCTCATCTGTGGTGATACCCCAAACCAAACTACGGGCTCGAGCTTCCCACTGCTCTACGTAATCTGCATGGTGTCGCGCCCAATTCTTCGGGTGACCTGACCGCATCTGTCTGTGCAATCTCTCTAAGTCGGCCGACTGAAGGGGCGCGGGAGGAATGAACTGGGTGCAACCAAACTGTCGCATAACCCTATCGGGGTAGTGAGCCTCGACGACGTAATAGAAGTGAAGGGCTGTCCTGGACCTCCAAATGTTCACACCCTGACGACATCCATCCGGTAGAGACGCCATGTGCTGAGAGTATGGCGTCCACTCGAACTGTATGGAAATGACCAAATTATttgttagaaatatattaaacttatTTCATTAGTCTATAATTGTAAGGTACATGTGAATTATAAGACTACATACCTGGGACGGAGTCATCAAGGAGAGCTGATCCCTATATGCGAGGAGGACATGACTGGTAACCGTGGTCCTGGACAACGGTCTACTCCACCTGCGTTTGAACATGTTTAATGTCAAAATCGTTGTTATAAATAATCTACTAACTAAGTATACAACATATACAGATGCGAACTTACCGTGCGGCGAAGGGGGCGCCCTGTGGCTCCACATACCCTGGACCAAATCTCGGTTTAACCTTCCGTATCCTGGACCATGCCCACGACTGCACAAGCAGACCGCAAATGTTCGCGGAAGTCTCTCCTGAGCGAGATGCGTGGCACAAAGCGCGATATGTATAAGCCAGAACCGCGCTGCCCCAACTCAAAGAAGCGCAACGCTTCGGATCCTCCAGCAGCTGCAGCAGGAATAGATCAATCTTGTTCTGGCTCTTATCCGGGAAAAAGCAGCCAGCCAACAAGATCGCGACATGACATCGCGCCCTCTGTAGGGCCTCCTCCTCTGAAATCTGTACGCGTCTCCTGTGGCGGATCAGGTGGTCCTTAATGCTCGAAAGTCTAATCGTGGTCCTACTATCCCTCTCCGGAACAAACCCCAAAAGCCTCTCAAGGTAGCCGGGCATGTCGCCGTCGCTGGGATACGACTCTCTGCCAGTAACAGCGTCACCATCGGTACGTAGACCCAGTAAAACCTCAACATCCTCCAGCGTGATGGTGGCCTCGCCGATGCATAGATGGAAACTGTGAGTTTCCGGCCTCCAACGCTCCGCAAGTGCGGTCAGGAGATGATGGTCATACTCCATATAACCGATCGTCGAAACTAAACCGAAACCCATCTCCTCTATATATCGGATCACCCGAGGTATGCGGTAGATCTCTTCCCTCATAGTCTTCCAAAAAAATGCATCCGCACGCCGTATAAATAGCGGCCTCTCGCACTGCTCGTCGGATGCATAGATATGCAGAGATCTATGCTGCGGCTGGTACCATAGTAGATCATCTTCCCTAGGTCCCTGGGGCATCCATGAAGATCTCTCAGCCATAATCTGCGAAAATTTAAAATTGACAATTAATTACGATTAATGAACAGATACGAAACAGAAAATTCCAACATATTCttcaattaatttttaataattatttaaaatggaTATACATACTACgtatatattacaactaattaaATTGATAATTAGGtatatttttaaacatcaaactcTTAACATTTGAAATTAATTACGTACTGCAAAATTAAATGTTTAAATCGAACCGATAAACCGAACCGATAAACAAAACCGACAAACCGAACCGATAAACCGAACCCATAAATCGAACCAAAAAACCGAACCCAAAAATATCGGATCGATTTTTCGGACCGATAAACCGAACCCACACAGATCGAACCGAAAATTCTACCCGATAAATCAAATCGAACCTGCTGTATAAACCAAACCACAAGACCATTACAATTACGACATATATACAATAACAAAAATTGCAACAATTACGTCACGAAACTGTAATCCGAACAAATTTAACCATCAAAATCAGCAACAACCAAACAACACACAAATCTAATCCTACAAATTTTTCTACATCACccaattttgacaaaaataatAACCAAATTAACAATATaagttaaatttggtcgaaatttaaaaaaaaattacctcGATATAAGTATATCTCCGTGTAGTGATGAAATCGCCGGAATATATGAGAAACTCGCCGGATTGCGTGGTGAAATCGccggatttttgagagagaaagaacTTTGTTGCGACGGAGAAGAAGGAAGAAAGGGATCCCGATCTGGCATATAAAGACTACGCCCGGGAATGACAAACCCGGGTATAGTAGTCTACGTCCGGGAATGGCATACCCGGGTCAAGGGGTGCACGCATGTTCGCCACGTGTCACGCTCCCTTGTACCCGGGAATGGGAAACCCGGTTTTAGTTAATTACGTAATTAGCGTTTTGTCCCCGGGAATGGCAATCCCGGGAGACGTATATTTGTCTACCTCCGGCCATTTTTGCATTATTCCGTCCACGTTTTGAAAACGTATACTACCTTTATAATTTCCCGGTTATCTGACTGGTAATCCCTCTCTCCTTTCATGTCCATGATACTATTTGCTCCATacattacaaatttacaatacaagTTTCGTTTATTGATAGTCAAAATAAGTTGTTCACCATATCAAAAACTAATTAATCCCAATTAGTTCATTCATCCATTCATTCATTCTCTAAGAGTCAAATACATAATTAAGTTGACCATTCAACAACTGATAAGCTAAAACCAACAAAGAAAATAGTGGGATTAAAAAGCAagggtaatattattagtataatattataattagtgcATTTGCTCACTTGAGGAAAACCCCAAATTCCTCCCTATAAAAATATCAGCCCCTAATTCACACATTCTGCAGTCTAACAAATTAAGAATATTTATTCTAGAAGCATTATTGACTACAAAATAGAATATGATTTTGAAGAATAACAACCATGTTCAAGACGAGGAAGAAAGGAATGAAAAGGTCGTGAGAGATCTTTACGAAGCATTGATATCAAAAGACGTGGAAATGGCGCAAAGGTTATTAGCTAGAGACCTTGAATGGTGGTTCCATGGGCCTCCGATGCACCAAAGATATTTGATGGCATTACTCACCAGCGGAAATGATGATGATTGCTTTGTCTTCGTCCCTGAGATCCAATCGATAGCTTCCTTCGGTTCGCTGGTTATCGTTGAAGGGTTTGAGAAACAGCATTCTGTTTGGTGGGTGCATGCATGGACAGTGGACGAGAATGGGATCATAACTGGAATCAAAGAATATCTCAATACTTCTGTCACCGTCACTCAACTAATGACTAATAAATATTGCCATAGTGTTTGGCAGAGTATGCTCTCTGATAACAATTCTGTACCTGGCCTTGTTTTAGCACTCTAGCTGCCTAAAATAAATACTACTTGCTAGATAATAGTAGCAAATAAATACTACTCAAGAGATTGTAATTTGATATGTAAAAGAAAAAACAAGAATGTTGTTTCAGATATGTTGAATTGAATGTCTACTCAAGAGAGCATCTTCAACAGTATTGACTGAATTAACTAATTAGTACCAAAAGAGTCATGTATTTAGAGACGGAGGGAATAATAATTACTCACAAATATGTATTTTTTGAGAGGTCATTAGTAGCTTGTGTGGGGGAGAACCTCTTAAAAAGGATGCATTTTTATATGCAAACCCCGCATGTTGCTCCTGTCCATTTAGCACTCATGACAAATTTCCTAAAACTAATTCCTCTGTTTGTTTTTCAATTGCGATTAAAAATGGGACTACTTGACAAGAACATAACAGAGGTGGCCGGAGTGGTGGCTCAAAATCCGATGTTGGTTTGTGTAAAAAGCTCTAACAAGAAATTTGCCGGCGTGTTTTACGGCGACACTCCGTTCGCGTATTCGACTCCCGTTCTTCTCATGCAGCTCTCCGTCGCCGCTTTCTTCACCGCCGTCGTACAACGAATCCTCACCCCACTCGGAGAAACTGCATTCATTTCTCAAATGTTGGTTAGCCTCCTTCCTTAAATTCCTTTTTATTTACttgaaattaataaataataataatttacatttatttgttcatTAATTTATGtggcttgtatatatatattaggtgggtATTGCCATGGGACCATCGTTTTTGGGAACTTATGCAGTTTCATTCATACGCACCCTATACCCAGGATTCAGTATCTATGTGAATGAAACATTTGCTCTGTTTGGTTGCATGCTTTACATGTTCTTAGTTGGAGTAAGGATGGATTTGGGTATGGTTAAGAGGTCAGGAAAGAAGGCAGCGGTGATTGGTGTTAGTAGTTTCTTTGTACCTTTGATGATTAATACCATCTTGTCAGTCTTTGTTGTCAACATTGAGAGTTTGGATCCAGCACATCGTAAGTCGGTGCCATTCATCGCTGCATTCCAATCTCTTAGCTCATTCCACGTCATCGCGTGTCTCCTGGCCGATTTAAAGCTCCTAAATTCTGAACTGGGACGTTTAGCTTCGTGTGCGTCAATGATCAGTGGGATTTGCTCTTGGATTTGGATTATCATTACCTTCGCAGCACAACAAAGTCTAATGGCAAGGGACCGGTCTTTCGTTTGGATGGTGTTGTGTGTTTTCGCGTTGGTGTTTCTCATAGTATGCGTTTTGAGGCCGATCCTGTTATGTATTATCAGACACATACCTGAAAGCAGAGCCGTGAAAGAGGGGCATATGTATTCGATATTCCTCATGATACTATTCACTTCGTTGATCAGCGAAGTTATCGGACAGCACTTTATGTTTGGTCCAATGGTTCTAGGAATGGCGTTGCCCGATGGACCTCCGCTAGGATCCGCTCTTGTTGATAAGCTGGAACTGTATATTTCATCCATTCTTCTGCCAAGTTACTTTGTATTCAGTGGTTCTAAGCTGAATATATCTCTCATACCTTGGAGAACATTTGGGGTCGTAGAGTTCTTGTCTTTGAGTGGCTTTGTCGGGAAACTGTTAGGAGCCATGGTGCCTGCTCTGTACAGCAACATGCCTGTCGTTGATGCTTTCTCATTAGGCCTCATAATGAGTGCTCAAGGCATCGCCGATGTCCTAGTTTTACAGCAATCCACGCTCCTAAGAGTAAACTCCATCTCCTCTCTATATATATTCAATTCAATTATATATCCTAATTCCTTTTTAGGTGGGATAA
This is a stretch of genomic DNA from Rutidosis leptorrhynchoides isolate AG116_Rl617_1_P2 unplaced genomic scaffold, CSIRO_AGI_Rlap_v1 contig623, whole genome shotgun sequence. It encodes these proteins:
- the LOC139884928 gene encoding uncharacterized protein, giving the protein MCVFAGIEREAVELRLIYVYAVDNGDNRCIVINDDSTLSLMYEHQSWSRDLFISHLPIHNSGGTSSPNAGGESSSRPRGRRGYGPSDEDYIVPRVADYHVFSIMDGPDEITNRRMPACPDLYNGDPSTIKLGTHFSNKEELQGAIAIWSTRRGAEHRTTLSDRTRWAAECINRPNRRTNAPFNGTVCNWRIRASYKVEYRTWQITVWCDGHNCDGTNNERDDRNISQNHVAYVITSKIRERPNYPIKSIIDDCEAVFGCRIGRKKAWDGKRVALNKVYGDWETNFRQLPSYMRVLEQCNDGTKVQWKFKKEDGVVNSRRKIFRYVFWHFGATKRTFEHSHPVITVDATHLKGAYKGKAIVALVKTANQRVVPVAYAVIDEESTHSWYWFLKYLKIYVLQESFTCIISDRHSGILSAIVKMDTKFPNWGVHRYCMEHVRANMIASVPKKKGLYGLCWAVSTALDQEQYTKAWTDLIQTSPQAASYLQRIPFEKWTMFHDGFYRWGITTSNDAESYNNVLRGDRFLPIRALVQATHAKAMAIFTDEIAKINRFRYPLAEKPFRTFQDNKMRARRYDVSLYPNCPDRMFRVVSPSLRMGVRGKKHTVHFDMGSCTCLQWDTYRIPCSHAMAVGKALGVRRLDLVHSCHTWDLAFVV
- the LOC139884922 gene encoding serine/threonine-protein phosphatase 7 long form homolog, coding for MPDRDPFLPSSPSQQSSFSLKNPAISPRNPASFSYIPAISSLHGDILISRFDLIYRVEFSVRSVWVRFIGPKNRSDIFGFGFLVRFMGSVYRFGLSVLFIGSIMAERSSWMPQGPREDDLLWYQPQHRSLHIYASDEQCERPLFIRRADAFFWKTMREEIYRIPRVIRYIEEMGFGLVSTIGYMEYDHHLLTALAERWRPETHSFHLCIGEATITLEDVEVLLGLRTDGDAVTGRESYPSDGDMPGYLERLLGFVPERDSRTTIRLSSIKDHLIRHRRRVQISEEEALQRARCHVAILLAGCFFPDKSQNKIDLFLLQLLEDPKRCASLSWGSAVLAYTYRALCHASRSGETSANICGLLVQSWAWSRIRKVKPRFGPGYVEPQGAPFAARWSRPLSRTTVTSHVLLAYRDQLSLMTPSQFEWTPYSQHMASLPDGCRQGVNIWRSRTALHFYYVVEAHYPDRVMRQFGCTQFIPPAPLQSADLERLHRQMRSGHPKNWARHHADYVEQWEARARSLVWGITTDEPTTDVDYMPWYLAKTVKFVQDPGHQPPPAGYHGQTDALHALSVELRQL
- the LOC139884923 gene encoding wound-induced protein 1-like, which codes for MILKNNNHVQDEEERNEKVVRDLYEALISKDVEMAQRLLARDLEWWFHGPPMHQRYLMALLTSGNDDDCFVFVPEIQSIASFGSLVIVEGFEKQHSVWWVHAWTVDENGIITGIKEYLNTSVTVTQLMTNKYCHSVWQSMLSDNNSVPGLVLAL
- the LOC139884924 gene encoding cation/H(+) antiporter 15-like, which codes for MGLLDKNITEVAGVVAQNPMLVCVKSSNKKFAGVFYGDTPFAYSTPVLLMQLSVAAFFTAVVQRILTPLGETAFISQMLVGIAMGPSFLGTYAVSFIRTLYPGFSIYVNETFALFGCMLYMFLVGVRMDLGMVKRSGKKAAVIGVSSFFVPLMINTILSVFVVNIESLDPAHRKSVPFIAAFQSLSSFHVIACLLADLKLLNSELGRLASCASMISGICSWIWIIITFAAQQSLMARDRSFVWMVLCVFALVFLIVCVLRPILLCIIRHIPESRAVKEGHMYSIFLMILFTSLISEVIGQHFMFGPMVLGMALPDGPPLGSALVDKLELYISSILLPSYFVFSGSKLNISLIPWRTFGVVEFLSLSGFVGKLLGAMVPALYSNMPVVDAFSLGLIMSAQGIADVLVLQQSTLLRLVDRQSFTSMLVSMVLLTGIITPIIKILYKPSKRYMSQRRRTIQHADTDSELRILACIHHQDNTPSIIELLRISNPTPRNPICFYVLHLMELVGRSAPLLIFHRPDKRQSLIYSSETDHIINAFRSFEQENPGSVLVNLLTAVSPYASMHDEICMLAADKRVSLVIVPFHEHWTLHGTEDQLPRQVRSVNINVLRMAPCSVGILVDRGTLTGYKPTTLYSIVIVFISGPDDREALAYAMRMGEHLDVALTMVRIVEPVRSHESSEELELDDESINDFRIANVGKRHHAYREEVAVDSVEMVSVLRSLRTGYDLIFVGRRHRSSSPLFTGLTEWSEFPELGHIGDMLASSDLKCQISVLVVQQQLMFGADNINPFFDDPIAIDMSRNNSKVFPN